In Brassica napus cultivar Da-Ae unplaced genomic scaffold, Da-Ae ScsIHWf_86;HRSCAF=154, whole genome shotgun sequence, the following proteins share a genomic window:
- the LOC125606387 gene encoding uncharacterized protein LOC125606387, which produces MSNRYSRSEKGKWVPEASRTPTRKPSSQSRRAPVLLPSSDNSELIEDNKLTLLGRVTKPSIQKPQWVLDWLIQFWNLETAVTGRTLGPDLFQVKLRRKMPLSVMRRAPFHYKRWMIILQRWEPIVSNSFPRRTPFWINIHGLSLHFWTFKVLETIGEELGIHIDEDIPQGRVRVDIDCLKNLEMQLPVQLQSGEVFNVDLE; this is translated from the coding sequence ATGTCAAACCGGTATTCAAGATCCGAAAAAGGAAAATGGGTGCCTGAAGCATCTAGAACCCCAACACGGAAACCCTCTTCGCAAAGTAGAAGAGCCCCTGTCCTACTCCCATCAAGTGACAACTCGGAACTCATTGAAGACAACAAGCTCACTCTCTTAGGTCGGGTCACCAAGCCATCGATCCAAAAACCTCAGTGGGTCCTGGACTGGCTAATCCAATTCTGGAACCTCGAAACCGCTGTCACAGGAAGAACTCTAGGGCCAGACTTGTTCCAAGTCAAATTGAGACGGAAGATGCCTTTATCTGTAATGAGGCGAGCACCTTTCCACTACAAAAGATGGATGATCATTCTACAACGATGGGAGCCAATCGTATCAAACTCTTTCCCCAGGCGTACTCCATTCTGGATTAATATTCACGGCCTGTCCCTACACTTCTGGACCTTCAAGGTTCTAGAAACTATTGGAGAAGAGCTTGGTATCCACATTGATGAGGACATTCCCCAAGGCAGAGTTCGTGTGGATATTGATTGTCTCAAAAATCTGGAGATGCAGCTACCGGTCCAACTTCAATCTGGTGAAGTCTTCAATGTGGACTTGGAGTAA